A stretch of the Candidatus Rokuibacteriota bacterium genome encodes the following:
- the dnaG gene encoding DNA primase, translating to MAAGFSSQILDEIRSRVDMVELVGQSVNLKRAGENWKGLCPFHTEKTPSFTVNPKRGIFHCFGCGVGGDAFGFLMRQDRLGFPEAVRALAQRAGVELPTQRTPETDGKLEGLRRVMALAAQFYTDALWAKDGAKAQAYIESRGVDLEVARRFGLGYAPDGWNALLSHMAKEGVTDAELVSAGLALPRQNAPGFYDRFRGRLLFPIRDLQARVVAFGGRAMGAEEPKYLNSPETPLYVKGQMLYGLDLAREGMRQKNRAVVVEGYLDCLMAHQHGFTETVAALGTAFTAAQLGLLRRYADEVVSVFDADAAGQKATSRLEEMLTDVMDLRNLGWSVSRTGSFEKAGYFPIKVAVLPEGHDPDSLLRAEGAQALQSRLDAARSILDFVLERALGEEDLTTPRGRSTAHARVALILSRVPNAEEATALAREAARKLGVDATQLWIEAQQLQGARARKGGQDRQAGTTAAPDGPTGSAQAWPAPSLSERDLLLMLLHTEEARTGLLPYLEEVQIVHPGLRAVLGALRRAPEGVAPEGLMAELPGEAERSLLAALLVEQREWSDIHIQVRELQKRYDIRRRKQRIRELSLAITEAQATGDPAVAGLQAELRSLQDQAQAVRGMVTGR from the coding sequence ATGGCCGCCGGCTTCTCTTCCCAGATCCTCGACGAGATCCGCTCCCGGGTGGACATGGTCGAGCTCGTCGGCCAGTCCGTCAACCTCAAGCGCGCCGGCGAGAACTGGAAGGGCCTCTGCCCCTTCCACACCGAGAAGACACCCTCCTTCACCGTCAATCCGAAGCGCGGCATCTTCCACTGCTTCGGCTGCGGCGTGGGCGGCGACGCCTTCGGCTTCCTCATGCGCCAGGACCGCTTGGGCTTCCCCGAGGCGGTGCGGGCCCTGGCCCAGCGCGCGGGCGTGGAGCTTCCCACCCAGCGGACCCCCGAGACGGACGGCAAGCTCGAGGGTCTCCGCCGCGTCATGGCGCTGGCGGCCCAGTTCTACACGGACGCGCTCTGGGCCAAGGACGGCGCCAAGGCGCAGGCCTATATCGAAAGCCGCGGCGTGGACCTCGAGGTCGCGCGCCGCTTCGGTCTCGGCTACGCCCCCGACGGCTGGAACGCGCTCTTGAGCCACATGGCCAAGGAGGGCGTGACCGACGCCGAGCTCGTCTCGGCAGGCTTGGCGCTGCCGCGCCAGAACGCCCCCGGCTTCTACGACCGCTTCCGCGGGCGCCTCCTCTTCCCCATCCGGGATCTGCAGGCGCGCGTCGTCGCCTTCGGCGGCCGGGCCATGGGCGCCGAGGAGCCCAAGTACCTCAACTCCCCCGAGACCCCGCTCTACGTCAAGGGCCAGATGCTCTATGGCCTCGACCTGGCGCGCGAAGGCATGCGCCAGAAGAACCGCGCCGTCGTCGTCGAGGGTTATCTCGACTGCCTGATGGCCCACCAGCACGGCTTCACCGAGACCGTGGCGGCTCTCGGCACGGCCTTCACCGCCGCGCAGCTCGGCCTCTTGCGGCGCTACGCCGACGAGGTGGTGAGCGTCTTCGACGCCGACGCGGCGGGGCAGAAGGCCACGAGCCGGCTCGAGGAGATGCTGACCGACGTGATGGATCTCCGGAACCTCGGCTGGTCCGTCTCGCGCACGGGCTCCTTCGAGAAGGCGGGCTACTTCCCCATCAAGGTCGCCGTCCTGCCCGAGGGCCACGACCCCGACAGCCTCCTCCGCGCCGAGGGCGCGCAAGCGCTCCAGTCACGCCTGGACGCCGCCCGGAGCATCCTCGACTTCGTCCTCGAGCGGGCGCTCGGCGAGGAGGACCTGACGACGCCCCGCGGCCGCTCGACTGCCCACGCGCGCGTGGCGCTCATCCTCTCCCGCGTGCCCAATGCCGAGGAGGCGACCGCGCTGGCCCGGGAAGCGGCCCGCAAGCTCGGCGTCGACGCCACCCAGCTCTGGATCGAAGCCCAGCAGCTCCAGGGCGCCCGCGCCCGGAAAGGCGGCCAGGATCGCCAGGCCGGCACGACGGCCGCCCCGGATGGGCCGACCGGTTCGGCCCAGGCCTGGCCCGCCCCCAGCCTCTCGGAGCGCGACCTCCTCCTCATGCTCCTTCACACGGAGGAGGCGCGGACCGGACTTCTGCCGTATCTTGAAGAGGTGCAGATCGTCCATCCGGGGCTGCGGGCGGTCCTGGGCGCGCTCCGGCGGGCGCCCGAGGGCGTAGCCCCCGAGGGCCTCATGGCCGAGCTGCCCGGGGAGGCGGAGCGGAGCCTCCTGGCCGCGCTTCTCGTCGAACAGCGGGAGTGGAGCGACATACATATTCAGGTAAGGGAGTTGCAGAAGCGGTACGATATTCGGCGGCGGAAACAGCGGATCCGGGAGCTGAGCCTGGCCATCACCGAGGCCCAGGCGACGGGCGATCCAGCCGTCGCCGGCCTCCAAGCCGAGCTCCGGAGTCTGCAGGATCAGGCCCAGGCCGTCAGGGGCATGGTCACCGGCCGATGA
- the rpoD gene encoding RNA polymerase sigma factor RpoD encodes MADEPKLQELDKLIAKGKEKGYLTYDEVNDALPSDIVALDQLDDIMMLFGSMDIEIVDSAKAGRLPSEAASQAADPEPDDDEPVEPRRIDLTPGPVGRTEDPVRLYLREMGRVSLLTREGEITLAKRIEEGKDESTRAILSTTLALDKIRAVRDDLRKDLVPIKDLVDYPEEEFTEEKEADLRRSVMRELGTVDRLLREREKVLDLARKLRAKAGGRKKRKGEPPWKKHEVVAQAKQIKALQTLRTLSLQPSLLDQWGQDLKKLVEKIQVSEREIALWSDGKRPAPAEVDAFLDSLSEDREDGDRDLYQKAAARHPSIKERLVWVAQQKIKRAEENAQTKADDLKRIVKDIRSGEVKAARAKKEMVEANLRLVISIAKKYTNRGLQFLDLIQEGNIGLMKAVDKFEYRRGYKFSTYATWWIRQAITRAIADQARTIRIPVHMIETINKLIRTSRQLVQELGREPSPEEVAVKMEVPVDKVRKVLKIAQEPISLETPIGEEEDSHLGDFIEDKQVGSPVESMIGLSLREQTNKVLNSLTPREEKVLRLRFGLSDGCEHTLEEVGQDFAVTRERIRQIEAKALRKLRHPSRSKKLRSFLES; translated from the coding sequence ATGGCGGACGAACCCAAGCTACAGGAGCTGGACAAGCTCATCGCCAAGGGGAAGGAAAAGGGCTACCTGACCTACGACGAGGTCAACGACGCCCTGCCCTCCGACATCGTCGCGCTGGATCAGCTCGACGACATCATGATGCTCTTCGGCTCAATGGACATCGAGATCGTGGACTCGGCCAAGGCCGGCCGCCTGCCCAGCGAGGCGGCGAGCCAGGCCGCCGATCCCGAGCCCGACGACGACGAGCCCGTGGAGCCGCGGCGGATCGATCTCACGCCCGGGCCCGTCGGGCGCACCGAGGACCCCGTCCGCCTCTACCTGCGCGAGATGGGGCGCGTGTCGCTCCTCACCCGCGAGGGCGAGATCACGCTGGCCAAGCGCATCGAGGAGGGCAAGGACGAGTCCACGCGGGCCATCCTGTCCACCACGCTGGCGCTCGACAAGATCCGCGCCGTGAGGGACGACCTACGCAAAGATCTCGTCCCGATCAAGGACCTGGTCGACTACCCCGAGGAAGAGTTCACCGAGGAGAAGGAGGCCGACCTCCGGCGCTCGGTCATGCGCGAGCTCGGCACCGTCGACCGGCTGCTGCGCGAGCGGGAGAAGGTCCTCGACCTGGCGCGGAAGCTGCGCGCCAAGGCCGGCGGGCGCAAGAAGCGAAAGGGCGAGCCGCCGTGGAAGAAGCACGAGGTGGTCGCCCAAGCCAAGCAGATCAAAGCGCTGCAAACCCTCCGCACGTTGAGCCTCCAGCCGTCTCTCCTTGATCAGTGGGGCCAGGACCTCAAGAAGCTCGTCGAAAAGATCCAGGTCTCCGAGCGCGAGATCGCGCTGTGGTCCGACGGCAAGCGCCCGGCGCCGGCCGAGGTGGACGCGTTCCTCGATTCGCTCTCCGAGGACCGGGAAGACGGCGATCGCGACCTCTACCAGAAGGCCGCGGCCCGCCACCCGTCGATCAAGGAGCGCCTCGTCTGGGTCGCCCAGCAGAAGATCAAGCGCGCCGAGGAGAACGCCCAGACCAAGGCCGACGACCTCAAGCGCATCGTCAAGGACATCCGCTCGGGCGAGGTCAAGGCCGCCCGCGCCAAGAAGGAGATGGTCGAGGCCAACCTCCGCCTCGTCATCTCGATCGCGAAGAAGTACACGAACCGCGGGCTCCAGTTCCTCGACCTGATCCAGGAGGGCAACATCGGCCTGATGAAGGCCGTGGACAAGTTCGAGTACCGCCGCGGCTACAAGTTCTCGACGTACGCGACGTGGTGGATCCGCCAGGCCATCACGCGCGCCATCGCCGACCAGGCCCGCACCATCCGCATCCCCGTGCACATGATCGAGACCATCAACAAGCTGATCCGGACCTCGCGGCAATTGGTCCAAGAGTTGGGCCGCGAGCCCTCGCCGGAGGAGGTCGCGGTCAAGATGGAAGTGCCCGTGGACAAGGTGCGCAAGGTTCTCAAGATCGCGCAAGAGCCGATCTCCCTCGAGACGCCCATCGGCGAGGAAGAGGACAGCCACCTGGGCGACTTCATCGAGGACAAGCAGGTGGGCTCGCCCGTCGAGAGCATGATCGGGCTGTCGCTCCGCGAGCAGACCAACAAGGTGCTCAACTCGCTGACGCCCCGCGAGGAAAAGGTGCTGCGCCTGCGCTTCGGGCTCTCCGACGGCTGCGAGCACACCCTCGAGGAAGTCGGGCAGGACTTCGCCGTGACCCGCGAGCGCATCCGCCAGATCGAGGCCAAGGCCCTCCGCAAGCTCCGCCATCCCTCCCGCTCCAAGAAGCTCAGGAGCTTCCTCGAATCGTGA
- a CDS encoding C4-type zinc ribbon domain-containing protein, with protein MDGQLKTLIDLQGVDTRIAALEAEAALLPREIAAIHAAVQALKQEFDAGKTRLDAAKKDQRVREKDLEVVQAKRSKTEGRLYEVKTNKEYSAVLAEIEDIKQEKGRVEEEILVLMESQERLAADIKDAESRFKIRETQGKQEEAAFQEKLRAVEADLALVRTERAELARQLPPAVLADYDKLLKARGGLALAQVIKPNLCGGCRMTVTPQRLQELRAQTAPLPCESCGRYLYWLA; from the coding sequence ATGGACGGGCAGCTCAAGACGCTCATAGATCTGCAGGGCGTGGACACCCGCATCGCCGCGCTCGAGGCCGAGGCGGCCCTCCTGCCCAGAGAGATCGCCGCCATCCACGCCGCCGTCCAGGCCCTGAAGCAGGAATTCGACGCGGGCAAGACGCGCCTCGACGCCGCCAAGAAGGACCAGCGCGTGCGCGAGAAGGACCTCGAGGTCGTCCAGGCCAAGCGCTCCAAGACCGAGGGGCGCCTGTACGAGGTCAAGACCAACAAGGAGTACTCCGCGGTCCTGGCCGAGATCGAGGACATCAAGCAGGAGAAGGGCCGGGTCGAGGAGGAGATCCTCGTTCTGATGGAGAGTCAGGAACGCCTGGCCGCCGACATCAAGGACGCCGAGTCGCGCTTCAAGATTCGCGAGACGCAGGGCAAGCAGGAGGAGGCCGCGTTTCAGGAAAAGCTCCGCGCCGTCGAGGCCGACCTGGCCCTGGTCCGCACCGAGCGCGCTGAGCTGGCCCGCCAGCTGCCCCCGGCCGTGTTGGCCGACTACGACAAGCTGCTCAAGGCGCGCGGCGGCCTCGCCCTCGCGCAGGTGATCAAGCCGAACCTCTGCGGCGGGTGCCGCATGACCGTCACCCCCCAGCGGCTCCAGGAATTGCGCGCCCAGACCGCGCCCCTTCCCTGCGAGTCCTGCGGCCGCTACCTCTACTGGCTCGCCTGA
- the rnhA gene encoding ribonuclease HI, whose product MSMTSPSVVSIYTDGACSGNPGPGGWGAIVIDGGREIELSGGESPTTNQRMELAGPIEGLRALAGRRVVAIYSDSAYVVNCFRDKWYVRWRQNGWRNAQKKPVENRDLWEALLAEVERHDVVWHKVAGHSGHEMNDRADALARSAIPPR is encoded by the coding sequence ATGTCCATGACCTCCCCCTCCGTCGTCAGCATCTACACCGACGGAGCCTGCAGCGGCAACCCGGGCCCCGGCGGCTGGGGCGCCATCGTGATCGACGGCGGCCGCGAGATTGAGCTCTCGGGCGGCGAGTCTCCCACGACCAACCAGCGCATGGAGCTCGCGGGCCCGATCGAAGGCCTGCGCGCGCTTGCGGGCCGCCGCGTCGTCGCGATCTACAGCGACAGCGCCTACGTAGTCAACTGCTTCCGCGACAAGTGGTATGTCCGCTGGCGGCAGAACGGCTGGCGCAACGCCCAGAAGAAGCCCGTGGAGAACCGCGATCTCTGGGAGGCGCTCCTGGCCGAGGTCGAGCGCCACGACGTCGTCTGGCACAAGGTCGCGGGCCACAGCGGCCACGAGATGAACGATCGCGCCGACGCGCTCGCCCGCTCGGCGATCCCGCCGCGCTGA
- a CDS encoding Uma2 family endonuclease, translating to MSESVVRTRRWSRLEYDRLIEEGVFQPGERLELLAGQLVVREPQGTPHATGIRLVTRALREVFADDRWIVDMQLPVALDKESEPEPDVTVTAGDPRDFLPSHPARPVLVVEVAEASLALDREEKGGLYARAHVPEYWILNLRDRVLEVYREPHPDPSAPQAWAYRSRQSLAAGEHVTPSAAPTARIAVADLLP from the coding sequence ATGAGCGAATCCGTTGTTCGCACACGCCGGTGGAGCCGTCTCGAGTATGACCGGCTAATCGAAGAGGGTGTCTTCCAGCCCGGCGAGCGCCTCGAGCTGCTGGCCGGGCAGCTGGTAGTCCGCGAGCCCCAGGGAACGCCGCACGCCACGGGGATCCGGCTGGTCACGCGCGCCCTGCGTGAAGTGTTCGCAGACGACAGGTGGATCGTGGACATGCAGCTCCCCGTGGCCCTCGACAAAGAATCCGAGCCGGAGCCGGACGTCACGGTGACCGCCGGCGACCCGCGGGATTTTCTGCCGTCACACCCGGCCCGGCCGGTGCTCGTCGTCGAGGTCGCCGAGGCGAGTCTTGCGCTCGATCGCGAGGAGAAGGGCGGCCTGTACGCGCGCGCTCACGTGCCCGAGTACTGGATCCTGAACCTTCGTGATCGCGTGCTCGAGGTCTATCGAGAACCGCATCCCGATCCCTCCGCTCCCCAGGCCTGGGCCTACCGCTCGCGCCAGAGCCTGGCCGCCGGAGAGCACGTCACGCCGTCCGCCGCGCCCACGGCGCGCATCGCCGTCGCCGACCTCCTGCCATGA
- a CDS encoding Uma2 family endonuclease: protein MRPRRWTRVEYDKLIETGFLGPGDKVELLGGHLCVSEPQNSPHARAISLGLEAIQRALVPGWHVRVQLPIALDDESEPEPDLAVVSGGPRDYADHPSRPALVVEVADSSLALDREHKGSLYARARLPEYWIVNLVDRVLEVHREPGPDAGAQYGWAYRVLLTLGPDEHVTPLAAPSARIAVADFLP from the coding sequence GTGCGACCGCGTCGTTGGACCCGCGTCGAGTACGACAAGCTGATCGAGACCGGGTTCCTCGGCCCGGGCGACAAGGTGGAGCTCCTTGGCGGCCATCTCTGCGTCAGCGAACCCCAGAACAGTCCCCACGCGAGGGCGATCTCTCTCGGCCTCGAGGCCATACAGCGGGCTCTGGTGCCGGGCTGGCACGTGCGCGTCCAGTTGCCCATCGCGCTCGACGACGAGTCCGAGCCCGAGCCGGACTTGGCGGTAGTCTCGGGCGGACCACGCGACTATGCGGATCATCCGTCCAGACCTGCGCTGGTCGTCGAAGTCGCAGACTCGAGCCTGGCGCTCGACCGCGAGCACAAGGGCAGTCTCTACGCGCGCGCGCGTCTGCCAGAGTACTGGATCGTGAATCTCGTGGACCGGGTCCTCGAGGTCCACCGTGAGCCCGGCCCAGACGCCGGGGCGCAGTACGGCTGGGCCTACCGCGTGCTGCTAACGCTCGGGCCCGACGAGCACGTCACGCCCCTTGCCGCGCCGTCGGCCCGCATCGCCGTCGCCGACTTCCTGCCGTAG
- a CDS encoding tyrosine-type recombinase/integrase: protein MTLSSLHREFLRHCEVEKRLAPQTITAYRSDFAQFLGYLLDGRPGPARRDSLRACTTAGLRDYQRHMATQRWRTNTLRRRLVELGCFGSWLVDRGYLKRNPVRALTVPKRERHLPRVLEWSQAEAAVAGEPNPRDRAILALLAFAGLRRAEVMAASTGDYSRESRSLRVRGKGSKDRVVPLHAVAVGALETYLAARGPLDARDPLFVSWRGRIGKRPIINAVARAGRRLGIRLHPHLFPTPSRPSSSTAALTSASSRRSSGTSRSRRPRSTRTSALAGAARRSIS from the coding sequence ATGACGCTCTCGAGTCTGCATCGCGAGTTCCTTCGTCACTGCGAGGTCGAGAAGCGCTTGGCCCCGCAGACCATCACCGCCTATCGCAGCGACTTTGCCCAGTTTCTCGGCTACCTGCTCGATGGACGCCCAGGCCCGGCGCGCCGGGATAGTCTGCGGGCCTGCACGACGGCGGGCCTCCGCGATTACCAGCGTCACATGGCCACCCAGCGGTGGCGCACCAACACCCTGCGCCGGCGACTGGTCGAGCTAGGCTGTTTCGGCAGCTGGCTGGTCGACCGCGGCTACCTCAAGCGCAATCCCGTCCGCGCGCTCACGGTGCCGAAGCGCGAGCGCCATCTACCCCGAGTGCTCGAGTGGAGCCAGGCCGAAGCCGCCGTCGCCGGCGAGCCCAACCCCCGCGATCGCGCCATCCTGGCGCTCCTGGCCTTCGCGGGACTCCGCCGCGCCGAGGTGATGGCGGCCAGCACGGGCGACTACTCGCGGGAGTCACGCAGTCTGCGGGTTCGTGGCAAAGGGAGCAAGGATCGCGTCGTGCCGCTCCATGCCGTCGCCGTAGGGGCGCTGGAGACCTATCTCGCCGCGCGGGGGCCGTTGGACGCCCGCGATCCACTCTTCGTGTCCTGGCGCGGGCGGATCGGCAAGCGGCCCATCATCAATGCCGTGGCGCGCGCCGGCCGTCGTCTCGGCATCCGGCTCCACCCGCATCTCTTCCCCACACCTTCGCGACCGAGCTCCTCAACCGCCGCGCTGACCTCCGCGTCATCCAGACGCTCCTCGGGCACGAGTCGCTCGAGACGACCGAGGTCTACACGCACGTCAGCCCTGGCCGGCGCCGCGAGGCGATCGATCTCCTAG